AGAGGTTAGAGCTGAGGgggctgaggtgaagagggctgagggggctgaggtgaagagggctgaggtgaagagggctgaggcgaagagggctgagggggctgaggtgaagagggctgaggtgaagagggctgaggCGAAGAGGGCTGAGGGGGCTGAGGTGAACagggctgaggtgaagagggctgaggtgaagagggctgaggggctgaggtgaagggctgaggtgaagagggctgagggtgaagagggctgagggggctgaggtgaagagggctgaggggggctgaggtgaagagggctgaggggatgagggggctgaggtgaagagggctgaggggctgaggtgaagagggctgaggtgaagagggctgagggctgaggtgaagaggctgaggtgaagagggctgaggGGCGATGGGTGAAGAGGGTtgaggtgaagagggctgaggtgaagagggctgaggtgaagagggctgggggctgaggtgaagagggctgaggtgaagagggctgagggggatgaggtgaagagggctgaggtgaagagggctgagggctgaggtgaaggggctgaggtgaagagggctgaggGTGATGAGGTGAAGAGGGAGGGGCTGAGGTGAAGgggctgaggtgaagagggctgaggggatgaggtgaaggggctgaagagggctgagggctgaagtgaagggctgaggtgaagagggctgagggctgaggttAAGAGGGCTGAAGAAGgggctgaggtgaagagggctgaggGCGATGGGTGAAGgggctgaggtgaagagggctgagggctgaaaagagggctgaggtgaagagggctgaggggctgaggtgaagagggctgagggctgaggtgaagagggctgaggggaggtgaagagggctgaggtgaagagggctgagggggctgaggtgaagagggctgaggtgaagagggctgagggctgaggtgaggggctgaggggatgaggtgaagagggctgaggtgaagagggctgaggcgaagagggctgaggggctgaggtgaagagggctgaggtgaagagggctgagggggggctgaggtgaagagggctgaggtgaagagggctgaggtgaagagggctgaggggctgaggtgaagagggctgaggtgaagagggctgagggggctgaggtgaagagggctgagggggctgaggtgaaggggctgaggtgaagagggctgaggggatgaggtgaagagggctgaggtgaagagggctgagggggctgaggtgaagagggctgaaagagggctgaggtgaagagggctgaggtgaagagggctgagggcgatgaggtgaagagggctgagggctgaggtgaagagggctgaggtgaagagggctgagggggctgaggtgaagagggctgaggtgaagagggctgaAGGGGAtgaggtgaagagggctgaggtgaagagggctgaggggctgaggtgaagagggctgaggTGAAGGGGCTGAGGGTGATGAGGTGAAGAGGGGGCTGAGGTGAAGgggctgaggtgaagagggctgatgggtgaagagggctgaggtgaagaggggctgagggctgaggtgaagagggctgaggTGAAGGGGCTGAGGGGGCTGAGGTTAAGAGGGCTGAGGTGAAGgggctgaggtgaagagggctgaggGCGATGAAGAGGGCTGAGGTGAAGGGGCTGGGGGCTGAGGTAAAGagggctgaggtgaagagggctgaggggctgaggtgaagagggctgagggggctgaggtgaagagggctgaggggatgaggtgaagagggctgaggTGAAGAGGTCTGAGGgggctgaggtgaagagggctgaggtgaagagggctgaggGGCTGAAGAGGGCTGAAGgggctgaggtgaagagggctgaggtgaagagggctgaaggggctgagggctgagggggctgaggtgaagagggctgaggGCTGAAGGGCTGagagggctgggggctgaggtgaagagggctgGGGGCTGGTGAAGAGGGCTGAGGTGAAGgggctgaggtgaagagggctgaggggatgaggtgaagagggctgaggtgaagagggctgagggaaggggctgaggtgaagagggctgagggctgaggtgaagagggctgaggtgaagagggctgagggggatgaggtgaagagggctgagggggCTGAGGTGAAGATGGC
This DNA window, taken from Oncorhynchus nerka isolate Pitt River linkage group LG23, Oner_Uvic_2.0, whole genome shotgun sequence, encodes the following:
- the LOC135564046 gene encoding uncharacterized protein LOC135564046 codes for the protein MSLIEHVWDALDPHPLSPLLSALFTSAPSALFTSALHLISPLHLSPLTSPQPPQPSSPQPSLPPQPLFTFFTSSPQPSFNPLLSPLHLSPLHLSPSPQPLFTSALFTSALFTSSPQPSSPQPSSPQPSSPHPLSPLHLSHLHLSPINPSFTSTLFTSSPQPSFSPSAPSALFTSQPSSPQPLHLSPLSPLHLSPFTSALSPLHLSPLIPLSPLSHLHLSPLSPLHLIPLTLFTSAPSPQPSSPAPSPLHLSPQPSQPFSPQPSSPQPPQPSAPSALFTSALFTSAPSALFSPSALFTSALFTSAPSDLFTSALFTSSPQPSSPQPPQPSSPQPLSPLHLSPLYLSPQPLHLSPLHRPQPSSPQPLHLSPLNLSPLSPFTSALFTSALSPSSPQPSSPISPLHLSPFTSAPSSPHHPQPLHLSPLHLSPSALFTSALFTSSPSALFTSALFTSAPSALFTSALFTSPSALFTSAPSPIALSPLHLSPFFSPLNLSPQPSSPQPFTSALSPLQPLHLIPSALFTSAPSPQPLPLHLITLSPLHLSPFTSALTLFTSALHLSPSALFTSALFTSALFTSAPSALFASALFTSALFTSAPSALFASALFTSALFTSAPSALFTSAPSALTSVREPVRWQWND